From a region of the Prevotella melaninogenica genome:
- the prfB gene encoding peptide chain release factor 2, protein MITADQLKDIQERTEALHRYLDIDKKRIEFEEEQLRTQAPDFWDDPARAQEQMKKVKDIEKWVKDYDKARALADEVQLAFDFYKDELVTEEEVDAAYAKVLKVIEGLELKNMLRQEEDPMECVMKINSGAGGTESQDWASMLMRMYMRWGEAQGYRVTISDIQEGDEAGIKSVTMKFEGGEYAYGYLKSENGVHRLVRVSPFNAQGKRMTSFASVFVTPLVDDTIEVYVDPARVSWDTFRSSGAGGQNVNKVESGVRLRYQYEDPDTGEQEEILIENTETRDQPKNRAKAMQLLKSQLYDRAMKKRMEEQAKIEAGKKKIEWGSQIRSYVFDDRRVKDHRTNYQTSDVDGVMDGKIDDFIKAYLMEFPTEE, encoded by the coding sequence ATGATAACAGCAGATCAGCTAAAAGATATCCAAGAACGCACTGAAGCGTTGCACCGTTATCTTGATATTGACAAGAAACGAATAGAGTTTGAGGAGGAACAACTCCGTACACAAGCCCCAGATTTTTGGGATGACCCAGCTCGTGCACAGGAGCAGATGAAGAAAGTTAAGGATATCGAGAAATGGGTTAAGGACTATGATAAGGCACGTGCGTTGGCTGATGAAGTACAGTTGGCGTTCGATTTCTATAAAGATGAACTTGTCACTGAGGAGGAAGTTGATGCCGCATACGCTAAGGTTCTTAAGGTAATCGAAGGATTAGAGCTTAAGAATATGCTACGTCAGGAGGAGGATCCGATGGAGTGTGTGATGAAAATTAACTCTGGAGCGGGCGGTACTGAGAGTCAAGACTGGGCTTCTATGCTGATGCGTATGTATATGCGTTGGGGCGAAGCACAGGGATATAGAGTTACTATCTCTGATATACAGGAAGGCGATGAGGCTGGTATTAAGAGTGTGACAATGAAGTTTGAGGGTGGAGAATATGCTTATGGCTACTTGAAGAGTGAGAATGGTGTGCACCGTTTAGTACGTGTTAGTCCGTTCAATGCCCAAGGTAAGCGTATGACAAGCTTTGCCAGCGTCTTCGTTACGCCATTGGTTGATGATACGATAGAGGTATATGTTGACCCTGCTCGTGTTAGTTGGGATACCTTCCGTTCGAGTGGTGCGGGTGGACAGAACGTCAACAAGGTGGAATCGGGTGTACGTTTGCGTTATCAATATGAAGACCCTGACACTGGAGAACAGGAGGAAATCCTCATTGAGAATACGGAAACTCGGGACCAACCAAAGAACCGTGCTAAGGCTATGCAGCTCTTGAAGTCACAGTTGTATGACCGTGCAATGAAGAAACGCATGGAAGAGCAGGCTAAGATTGAGGCTGGTAAGAAGAAGATTGAGTGGGGAAGTCAGATTCGAAGTTACGTCTTTGATGACCGTCGTGTGAAGGATCACCGCACTAATTATCAGACTTCTGATGTGGATGGTGTGATGGATGGTAAGATTGATGACTTCATTAAGGCTTATCTGATGGAGTTTCCAACGGAGGAATAG
- a CDS encoding CYTH domain-containing protein, which translates to MSGLEIERKFLVHKNMDWKKHASSCSHIQQGYFAAVNTVRVRIRDDKGYLTIKGPSRTGGLSRYEFEKEITLEEAQQLMLLCEPGVIDKHRYLVPFEGHTFEIDEFHGDNDGLVLAEVELGSEDESFDKPDFIGLEVTGNRHFYNSQMRRNPFKLWRDIVPEEYR; encoded by the coding sequence ATGAGTGGATTAGAGATTGAAAGAAAGTTCTTAGTTCATAAGAATATGGACTGGAAAAAGCATGCAAGTAGTTGTAGTCACATACAACAAGGATATTTTGCAGCTGTCAATACCGTTCGTGTTCGTATCAGGGACGATAAGGGATATCTGACAATCAAAGGTCCATCACGTACAGGTGGGCTATCACGTTATGAGTTTGAGAAAGAGATTACACTGGAGGAAGCACAGCAATTAATGCTTTTATGTGAGCCAGGTGTGATTGATAAGCATCGCTATCTTGTCCCTTTTGAAGGTCATACCTTTGAGATAGATGAGTTTCATGGTGATAATGATGGACTCGTCTTGGCTGAGGTTGAGTTAGGAAGTGAGGATGAATCATTTGATAAGCCAGACTTTATCGGCTTAGAAGTGACGGGTAATCGCCACTTCTATAATTCCCAGATGCGTCGCAATCCATTTAAGCTTTGGCGCGATATCGTACCAGAAGAATACCGATAA
- a CDS encoding VanZ family protein, with translation MSITQHILTKYPFSYIIVIGTWILCFMTVPETPLSSVRFIDKWTHSLIYLVLGISISLEYLRNTKHASPQFIVVWVWLIPIIMGGLIEILQSYCTNGNRSGEWLDFFADAIGSTIAVLIGILLVRYRAKA, from the coding sequence ATGAGTATAACACAACACATCTTAACTAAATACCCATTTAGTTATATTATTGTAATTGGAACTTGGATATTGTGTTTTATGACTGTTCCAGAAACGCCACTGAGTTCTGTTCGGTTTATTGATAAGTGGACACATAGTCTTATTTACTTAGTTTTAGGCATAAGTATAAGCCTCGAATACTTACGCAATACAAAGCACGCCAGCCCCCAATTCATCGTTGTATGGGTCTGGTTGATACCTATCATCATGGGAGGACTCATTGAAATTCTTCAGTCCTACTGTACGAATGGAAATCGAAGTGGTGAATGGCTCGACTTCTTCGCAGATGCTATTGGCTCGACAATAGCTGTGCTTATCGGTATTCTTCTGGTACGATATCGCGCCAAAGCTTAA
- a CDS encoding sodium-dependent transporter has protein sequence MSEQKRAKFGSKLGMILATAGGAVGLGNVWRFPYMTGQNGGAAFILIYIGCILLLGLPCMISEFIIGRHAASNTARAYTKLSNGSAWKWVGYLGVLTGFLITGYYAVVSGWCLQYGAASVLNHLHGTPDYFKSYFTDFSTNPWKPVLWTVAILFLTHYIIIHGVRNGIERASKIMMPALFVLLVAIVVASCLLPGASKGIEFLLKPDFSKVTGDVFLGALGQSFYSMSIAMGCICTYASYYSRHTKLLNSAVQIGIIDTCVAILAGLMIFPAAFSVGVSPDSGPSLIFITLPNVFEQAFASMPIVGYIISMAFYLLLSMAALTSLISLHEVSTAFFQEELHISRPRAAMIVTVGCSLIGAVCSLSLGEWSFLKVAGVDLFDVFDFVTGQIFLPIGGLLTCLFIGWYVPKKLVKDEFTNWGTTRGIFFGTYYFLIRFVCPLAILAIFLHQLGVF, from the coding sequence ATGAGTGAACAAAAAAGGGCGAAGTTTGGAAGCAAGTTAGGTATGATTCTTGCCACTGCAGGCGGTGCTGTTGGTTTGGGTAATGTATGGCGTTTCCCTTATATGACAGGTCAGAATGGTGGTGCTGCTTTCATTCTTATTTATATTGGTTGCATCTTGTTATTGGGCTTGCCTTGTATGATTAGCGAGTTCATTATCGGTCGTCATGCAGCCTCAAATACGGCACGAGCCTATACAAAGTTGTCTAATGGGAGTGCTTGGAAATGGGTTGGTTACTTAGGAGTGCTCACAGGTTTCCTCATTACGGGCTATTACGCTGTAGTTTCAGGTTGGTGTTTGCAATATGGGGCAGCCTCCGTACTGAATCATTTGCACGGTACACCAGATTATTTCAAGTCTTATTTTACAGACTTCTCTACCAATCCGTGGAAGCCTGTTTTATGGACTGTAGCTATTCTGTTTCTCACCCACTACATTATTATTCATGGTGTTAGGAATGGTATTGAGCGTGCATCAAAGATTATGATGCCAGCTCTCTTTGTGCTTTTGGTGGCTATTGTCGTTGCATCTTGCCTTCTTCCAGGCGCAAGTAAGGGAATAGAATTCCTGCTGAAGCCCGACTTCAGTAAGGTAACAGGCGATGTATTCTTGGGCGCTTTAGGACAATCATTCTATTCGATGAGTATTGCGATGGGGTGTATCTGTACATACGCCTCTTATTATAGTCGTCATACAAAGTTGTTGAACTCAGCAGTACAGATTGGTATCATTGACACCTGCGTTGCTATTCTTGCAGGTCTGATGATTTTCCCAGCAGCATTCTCAGTGGGAGTAAGTCCTGATAGCGGACCATCTCTTATCTTCATCACCCTTCCAAATGTCTTTGAGCAGGCCTTTGCGAGTATGCCTATAGTTGGCTATATCATTTCAATGGCATTCTATCTGTTGCTTTCAATGGCAGCGTTGACCTCATTGATATCCCTACACGAAGTGAGTACAGCCTTCTTCCAAGAGGAGTTGCACATCAGCCGTCCACGTGCTGCAATGATAGTTACGGTTGGATGTTCGCTTATTGGTGCAGTCTGCTCGCTTTCATTGGGCGAATGGAGTTTCCTTAAGGTGGCAGGTGTTGACCTCTTTGATGTCTTCGACTTTGTGACAGGACAAATCTTCCTACCTATAGGAGGACTTCTCACCTGTCTGTTCATAGGCTGGTATGTACCAAAGAAACTGGTGAAGGACGAGTTTACTAACTGGGGAACCACACGTGGTATCTTCTTTGGTACCTATTACTTCCTCATCCGTTTTGTTTGTCCATTGGCTATTCTCGCAATCTTCCTACATCAGTTAGGCGTGTTCTAA
- a CDS encoding ComEA family DNA-binding protein, producing MNLKSIFYLHRSDRKVLLLLLLFIVGSIGLIIFVGNQTTETSAVKSDSISKNNPTSFSRKAQLPEVETAEGKHLFPFDPNTATAEELQQLGLAPFQVRNIIKYRSKGGVYRSPMDFARLYGLTRKQYRALEPYITIGDDYEPASTLASVQAYIAQKEADKQAAHAAYEAYKAQNTYKPNKGNDRDTLRYPLKLKAGEHINLVTADTTQLKKIPGIGSGWARAILNYGKRLGGYVAVGQLQEIEGFPEETLPYFSIANPQTEKINLNTATLAQLRKHPYVNFYQAKAICDYRRLKGKLTNLSQLHLLKDFTPEAIERLRPYVAF from the coding sequence ATGAACCTAAAATCAATTTTCTATCTCCATCGTTCCGATCGAAAAGTGCTGTTGCTACTCTTGCTGTTTATCGTTGGTAGCATTGGTTTGATTATCTTTGTTGGCAATCAAACAACGGAAACTTCTGCTGTGAAAAGTGATAGTATAAGTAAGAATAACCCCACTTCTTTCTCCCGTAAAGCGCAACTCCCAGAAGTTGAAACGGCAGAAGGTAAACACCTATTTCCTTTCGATCCAAACACAGCTACAGCCGAAGAGTTGCAGCAGTTGGGCTTAGCTCCTTTCCAAGTGCGTAATATCATCAAGTATCGTTCTAAAGGAGGAGTCTATCGCTCACCGATGGATTTCGCCCGCCTTTATGGTCTTACGCGCAAACAGTATCGAGCGTTAGAACCCTATATAACGATTGGCGATGATTACGAACCAGCCTCCACCCTTGCCTCTGTACAAGCTTATATTGCTCAAAAAGAAGCTGACAAACAGGCTGCTCATGCTGCTTATGAAGCTTATAAGGCGCAAAACACGTATAAACCTAATAAAGGTAATGACCGTGACACCCTCCGCTACCCATTGAAACTGAAAGCAGGTGAACATATCAACCTCGTTACGGCTGACACAACCCAGCTAAAGAAGATTCCGGGTATTGGCTCAGGGTGGGCGCGTGCCATTCTTAACTATGGTAAACGATTAGGTGGATATGTGGCTGTGGGACAACTGCAAGAGATTGAAGGATTCCCAGAAGAAACCCTACCTTACTTCTCTATCGCTAACCCACAGACGGAGAAGATAAACCTAAATACTGCAACTCTCGCACAACTTCGTAAGCATCCTTATGTGAATTTCTATCAGGCTAAGGCTATTTGTGACTATAGACGACTGAAAGGAAAACTAACCAATCTCTCACAACTCCACTTATTAAAAGACTTTACGCCCGAAGCAATCGAACGTCTGCGTCCGTATGTCGCGTTTTAA
- a CDS encoding UDP-N-acetylmuramoyl-tripeptide--D-alanyl-D-alanine ligase, with translation MDIQEIYKIYQAHPIVTTDSRNCPEGSIFVALKGVSFDGNKFAEAALEKGCSYAIIDEKEYAKAGDERYILVDDALVTYKELAREHRRQFSIPVIGITGTNGKTTSKELISAVLAEKFNVHHTEANYNNDVGVPRTLLDIRPEHEIAVIEMGASHPGDIEKLVTYVEPTCGLITNVGRAHLQGFGSFEGVKKTKGELYDFLKAHGCLLFLNESNPDLTEMAEQRAFDRIITYGQDETADVQGYVVSCAPCLKFEWQSSSLNTHHPSPTIYEVQTHLIGSYNLDNMLAAIAIGLHFGVTPQQINYALENYVPHNNRSQLTETAHNKLIVDAYNANPSSMAAAIENFQLMEVENKMAILGDMRELGDASAEEHQKVVELLKATDIRNVWLVGEEFGKTQTDFRKFRDIDEVKKEIALHRPEDHYILIKGSNGIKLFELPALL, from the coding sequence ATGGATATACAGGAGATTTACAAGATTTACCAAGCGCACCCTATCGTGACTACAGACAGCCGTAACTGTCCTGAAGGAAGTATTTTCGTGGCATTGAAGGGAGTATCATTCGATGGTAATAAGTTTGCTGAAGCAGCCTTAGAAAAGGGCTGTAGCTATGCAATCATTGACGAAAAAGAATATGCAAAGGCTGGCGATGAGCGTTATATCCTCGTTGATGATGCCCTTGTAACTTATAAGGAGTTGGCACGCGAGCATCGTCGTCAGTTCTCAATCCCTGTGATTGGTATTACAGGAACAAACGGAAAGACGACAAGCAAAGAACTTATCTCTGCCGTATTGGCTGAGAAGTTTAATGTACATCATACCGAGGCGAATTATAACAACGATGTAGGTGTGCCTCGTACGTTGTTAGATATTCGTCCAGAACATGAGATTGCGGTTATCGAGATGGGTGCTTCTCACCCTGGTGACATTGAGAAGTTGGTTACATACGTAGAGCCAACTTGCGGTTTGATTACTAATGTTGGTCGTGCACATCTTCAGGGTTTTGGTAGTTTTGAGGGAGTAAAGAAAACAAAGGGTGAGCTTTATGATTTCCTAAAAGCGCATGGTTGTTTACTGTTCCTCAACGAGAGCAATCCCGATTTGACGGAAATGGCAGAGCAGCGAGCGTTTGATCGTATCATAACTTATGGACAAGATGAGACTGCTGATGTGCAAGGATATGTTGTTAGCTGTGCTCCGTGTTTGAAGTTTGAGTGGCAGTCATCAAGCCTTAACACCCATCACCCATCACCCACCATCTACGAAGTCCAGACCCATCTCATTGGTTCTTACAACTTAGATAATATGCTGGCAGCCATTGCTATTGGTCTTCACTTTGGTGTTACGCCACAGCAAATCAACTATGCTCTGGAGAATTATGTGCCTCATAACAATCGTTCTCAGCTCACTGAGACAGCACATAACAAACTTATTGTGGATGCTTACAACGCTAATCCATCCAGTATGGCTGCTGCGATAGAGAACTTCCAACTGATGGAGGTAGAGAATAAGATGGCTATCCTCGGTGATATGCGTGAGCTTGGAGATGCGTCTGCAGAAGAACATCAGAAGGTTGTAGAGTTGCTTAAGGCTACAGACATCCGTAATGTGTGGCTTGTTGGAGAGGAGTTTGGAAAGACACAAACCGACTTCCGCAAGTTCCGCGACATTGATGAGGTGAAAAAGGAGATAGCTCTTCATCGTCCAGAGGATCATTATATCTTGATAAAAGGTAGTAATGGCATCAAGCTTTTTGAGCTTCCAGCCTTGCTCTAA
- a CDS encoding tyrosine-type recombinase/integrase encodes MPKKNFSSKNRQTAINEIVGWKTPKFHQASECYVSLSAFDPERGKFRIKKFMLDHVKGKRNQREYGEALIKRLTEKLMQGWNPWVELVQPLEYTSFDDVCTKYEAYLFKLLKEHNMREESVVSYCSRIKILKEWKEKQNVNLYYTYQFDSKMVGQFLEYVFVDRNNTLRTRNNYLSWIKTFCKYLLERGYISSDPTEHFSIVQRRGQLKNRDVIPDDVLERIKGWLMMHNKHYLLACYILHYLFVRPKEMSYIKVGDFNIAKKTLYLHGSIAKNHNDTLLTLPDHVIKLMIDLHIFDSPGQYFLFSNDFKPGKERRTEKAFRDYWSRYIRTNLNLTDRYKFYSLKDTGFTNMLRANTDILTVRDQARHSSILITDIYTPKDIQQANQLLLNYKGVL; translated from the coding sequence ATGCCTAAAAAAAATTTTTCTTCAAAAAACAGACAAACGGCTATTAATGAGATTGTAGGATGGAAAACACCTAAGTTTCATCAAGCCTCTGAATGTTATGTATCTCTTTCTGCATTTGACCCAGAGAGAGGGAAGTTTCGTATAAAGAAGTTTATGCTCGACCATGTCAAAGGTAAGCGTAATCAAAGAGAATATGGTGAAGCCCTTATAAAAAGGTTGACTGAAAAACTTATGCAAGGTTGGAATCCGTGGGTGGAACTCGTACAACCTCTTGAGTACACATCATTCGATGATGTGTGCACAAAGTACGAGGCTTATCTATTCAAACTCCTTAAGGAACACAACATGCGAGAAGAGTCTGTTGTATCGTATTGCAGTAGGATTAAGATACTGAAAGAGTGGAAGGAAAAGCAGAACGTCAATCTGTATTACACTTATCAATTCGATAGCAAGATGGTAGGGCAATTCTTAGAGTATGTTTTTGTTGATAGAAACAACACGTTAAGAACGAGAAACAATTACCTCTCTTGGATTAAGACGTTCTGTAAGTATCTATTGGAGCGAGGCTATATATCTTCAGACCCTACAGAACACTTTTCAATCGTGCAGCGTCGAGGTCAGCTTAAGAACCGCGATGTTATTCCTGATGATGTCCTGGAGCGAATAAAAGGGTGGTTGATGATGCACAACAAGCATTACCTGCTTGCCTGCTATATTCTACATTATTTATTCGTGCGCCCAAAAGAGATGAGTTATATTAAGGTAGGAGACTTTAATATTGCAAAGAAAACATTATATCTTCACGGTTCAATAGCAAAGAATCATAACGATACTCTCTTAACGCTTCCTGATCATGTCATTAAATTAATGATAGACCTGCACATCTTCGATAGTCCAGGACAGTACTTTCTCTTTAGTAACGATTTCAAACCAGGAAAGGAACGAAGAACAGAAAAGGCGTTCAGAGATTACTGGAGTCGTTATATTCGTACTAATCTGAATCTGACTGACAGATACAAATTCTACAGTCTCAAGGACACGGGTTTCACGAACATGCTGCGTGCTAACACCGATATACTTACTGTGAGAGACCAGGCACGACATTCATCGATATTGATTACAGACATATACACTCCCAAGGATATTCAGCAGGCTAATCAACTGCTATTAAATTACAAGGGAGTGCTTTAA
- a CDS encoding tyrosine-type recombinase/integrase — protein MNIQNILRELSNELKGHNALIQIQVDGQYVIKHIGDVNKLVDNPTLIAYKEDSSFLDWMKSEIDKETYTAGTIANHKAALAVLKRYKEDMTFTQVDYKCICDFENFLKGAGYAINTIAKFMKIFRRFVNLAIDEELMTVYPFRKYHIKTENVQKQSLTERELRKIEDKEEKEELTEEERKVVKGFLFSVYSGLRFSDIVQVTKQHIKNIYRNKWIVMRMQKTDHEVRIPISKMFGGKAAAMVQENKTTTGKLFQLPCNARCNLVLKRVLKRFNIHRHITFHCARHTCATVLLSKGVSLPIIQHILGHQSIKTTQVYSAVKDTTINKEIRRAFR, from the coding sequence ATGAATATACAGAACATCCTCCGAGAGCTTAGTAATGAATTAAAAGGGCACAATGCACTAATACAGATACAAGTAGATGGGCAATACGTCATCAAGCATATTGGTGACGTCAACAAATTGGTAGACAACCCTACTCTGATTGCATACAAGGAGGATAGTTCTTTCCTTGACTGGATGAAAAGTGAGATTGATAAGGAAACATATACAGCTGGGACGATTGCGAATCATAAGGCTGCGCTGGCAGTGCTAAAGCGATATAAGGAAGATATGACCTTCACTCAGGTTGATTACAAATGTATATGCGATTTTGAGAACTTCTTGAAAGGTGCTGGGTATGCGATAAACACTATTGCAAAGTTTATGAAGATTTTTCGTCGATTCGTTAATCTTGCTATCGACGAGGAACTGATGACAGTCTATCCTTTTCGCAAGTATCACATAAAAACAGAGAATGTACAGAAGCAATCACTGACAGAAAGAGAACTGAGGAAGATAGAAGATAAGGAGGAGAAGGAAGAATTGACAGAAGAGGAGAGAAAGGTAGTTAAAGGTTTTCTATTCAGCGTCTATTCAGGTCTTCGATTCTCGGATATCGTGCAAGTAACTAAGCAGCACATTAAGAATATCTATAGAAATAAGTGGATTGTGATGCGAATGCAGAAGACTGACCACGAGGTGAGAATACCTATCTCTAAGATGTTTGGAGGTAAGGCTGCTGCAATGGTACAAGAGAACAAGACAACTACAGGTAAACTCTTTCAACTACCTTGTAACGCTCGCTGCAACCTGGTACTGAAACGTGTGCTTAAGCGATTCAATATACATAGGCACATTACTTTTCATTGTGCCAGGCATACGTGCGCTACGGTGCTATTGAGTAAGGGAGTGAGCTTACCTATCATACAACACATATTAGGGCATCAGAGCATTAAGACTACTCAGGTGTATTCTGCTGTGAAAGACACAACGATTAATAAGGAGATACGAAGAGCGTTTAGGTAA
- a CDS encoding IS66 family transposase, which translates to MKEQVTDISKVLQGMTEEMRLLRATVNQQYAEIIKLNRNINALNLEIRKKDTELINLQERLAKYENPDKNSNNSSTPPSKERIKDEVIRRTRSLRKPSGKKPGGQKGHDGHKLPCSSIPDEIIDEVPNYCTRCGESLSDTERVLDYVTQVISIPELKPVIREIRHYVMVCKNQVCLAHLLRELQYLSELNTEQEWSGKVTNLFREAIHERNTNPNDVIDKVSWIERLDNLIKQNIEELGKKFITFRKGLVKCRDYIFNFLENPMIPFDNNGSERGIRKLKIKLKNSCAFRSDFGADAFLELHSIVETAKKHDKTPYNAIQALFKV; encoded by the coding sequence ATGAAAGAGCAGGTTACGGATATATCAAAAGTATTACAAGGCATGACGGAAGAGATGCGATTATTGCGTGCAACTGTTAATCAGCAGTATGCCGAGATTATTAAATTGAACCGTAACATAAATGCTCTGAACCTTGAAATTCGCAAGAAAGATACGGAACTTATAAACTTACAGGAACGCTTGGCTAAGTATGAAAATCCTGACAAAAACTCTAATAACAGTAGCACTCCGCCAAGCAAGGAGCGTATAAAGGATGAGGTTATCAGAAGAACGCGAAGCCTCCGTAAGCCAAGTGGTAAGAAGCCGGGAGGACAAAAGGGACATGATGGACACAAGCTGCCTTGCTCTTCCATACCTGACGAGATAATTGATGAGGTACCCAACTATTGTACTCGTTGCGGAGAATCTTTATCAGATACAGAACGTGTGCTTGATTATGTGACGCAGGTTATTTCCATTCCAGAGTTGAAGCCCGTAATCAGGGAAATCCGACACTATGTGATGGTATGCAAGAACCAGGTTTGTCTTGCACACTTACTCCGCGAACTGCAATATCTCTCAGAGTTGAACACTGAGCAAGAGTGGTCTGGGAAAGTAACCAATCTGTTCCGTGAAGCCATTCACGAGCGGAATACCAATCCGAACGACGTTATAGACAAGGTATCATGGATTGAACGTTTAGACAATCTGATCAAACAGAATATAGAGGAGCTTGGTAAAAAGTTTATTACGTTCAGAAAAGGCTTGGTCAAATGCAGAGATTACATTTTCAATTTCCTCGAAAATCCGATGATACCATTTGACAATAATGGAAGCGAAAGGGGAATACGCAAGCTAAAAATCAAACTGAAGAACTCCTGTGCTTTTCGTTCAGACTTCGGAGCAGACGCTTTCCTTGAACTTCATTCGATTGTAGAAACAGCTAAGAAGCACGACAAAACTCCATATAATGCGATTCAAGCCTTATTTAAGGTTTGA
- a CDS encoding Tat pathway signal protein yields the protein MQQVIEFESSAKEQQPIDVRATIQHKIKSLNLWLDSKSEFYSRICEFSVTRRLVIRVNLVSLCVIVAAVAIEQQPITSVVSTLCAGYLGNYSAVLFSLYSLL from the coding sequence ATGCAACAAGTAATCGAATTCGAGAGCTCTGCAAAAGAACAGCAGCCTATCGACGTACGTGCTACGATACAGCACAAAATCAAGTCTCTTAATCTTTGGCTCGACTCAAAGAGTGAGTTCTACAGCCGTATCTGCGAGTTCTCTGTTACCCGTCGTTTGGTAATTCGAGTTAACCTTGTATCTTTGTGCGTGATTGTAGCAGCTGTAGCCATCGAGCAGCAGCCTATCACATCCGTAGTTTCAACCCTCTGTGCAGGCTACTTAGGTAACTATTCAGCGGTATTGTTCAGTCTGTATTCTCTCCTCTAA
- a CDS encoding Panacea domain-containing protein, whose amino-acid sequence MTQFDKEKLIEVVLYIINATKGLDYYHIFKILYFAQQKHLCKWGSRIVADDFVAMEYGPVPTKLYSAVCKNEHYAKELIPLFTEAIEFAGKDASNTLLPKREANMDYLSQADIESLKESIAENKGLSFGELVDKSHDSAWHATNNCCVMSVSDIAKAGGANDGFVDYINEQELIQKALS is encoded by the coding sequence ATGACACAATTTGATAAAGAGAAACTAATAGAAGTAGTATTGTATATTATCAATGCTACCAAAGGGCTGGATTATTATCACATTTTTAAAATCTTATATTTCGCACAACAGAAACATTTATGCAAATGGGGAAGTCGTATCGTTGCAGATGATTTTGTAGCGATGGAATACGGACCAGTTCCAACAAAACTCTATAGTGCTGTTTGTAAGAATGAACATTATGCGAAAGAGCTAATTCCACTTTTTACAGAAGCTATTGAGTTTGCTGGCAAAGATGCCTCTAACACGCTTTTGCCAAAAAGAGAAGCAAACATGGACTATCTCTCTCAAGCCGATATAGAAAGCCTTAAAGAATCAATTGCAGAAAACAAAGGTCTCTCTTTTGGCGAGTTAGTAGATAAATCGCACGATAGTGCATGGCATGCTACAAACAACTGTTGTGTTATGAGTGTTAGCGACATTGCTAAAGCTGGCGGAGCAAATGACGGCTTTGTAGACTACATTAACGAACAAGAATTAATCCAAAAGGCTTTATCATAA
- a CDS encoding DUF5053 domain-containing protein gives METVMTTPVVVTDMKRKVQDILMSVSWRDFANTYFQKSSSWFYHKMDGIDGNGGAGGFNQQEAEQMRGALIDLSNRIRRAAENI, from the coding sequence ATGGAAACAGTTATGACAACCCCAGTAGTAGTTACTGATATGAAAAGAAAAGTACAAGACATCTTAATGTCAGTTTCATGGCGTGATTTTGCCAATACCTACTTTCAGAAATCTTCCTCTTGGTTTTACCATAAAATGGATGGCATTGATGGCAACGGAGGTGCAGGTGGTTTTAACCAACAGGAAGCCGAGCAGATGCGAGGCGCACTTATCGACCTATCCAACCGCATTCGTCGTGCAGCAGAAAATATTTAG